The Colletotrichum higginsianum IMI 349063 chromosome 2, whole genome shotgun sequence genome has a segment encoding these proteins:
- a CDS encoding C2H2 finger domain-containing protein encodes MPGASVAVLPTSASSTPASRKASLAPERKYKCQFCNRAFSRSEHRSRHERSHTKERPFKCMKCRSTFVRRDLLLRHDRTVHAKDGGVPLHSDGKRRSGPKTRAIGGPAKTPMLDQSALDQIEAASHDGTFDIETAAMLVADFQHKAAAGARSGGSPSMPYSPHTMEPTVAYPSGAIPVPQWESFMSQSSDAKAHSIASSASGSFESQQSFNSTGTIQPHNAQLPPINGQTCNGLVPALQSMINSLPNSGAGTPVPQSPYVSEATLSAAGFRAPQVANDDERNQILDNIRAQDTEHAIPEGFRLPNLASLNRFLSTYFGLFHHHLPFLHPASFDSTTVSPALLLAVLSIGALYAFDQDQAYMLHIGSKVLVNQFLQNKENFSSRKCPLWTMQGSLLNMIFASWSGDPKGLEWACSIKSLLANMVAGNRYELKLRQEARSGAHPTRNEWIEDEGCRRTYYAVYIFFGLLTLTYNHTPAISFNEFEDLQLPSTEALWNLKVAGEASWHEHLKASPVVTFMEAHDNLFQGETLRYSAFASRVMINALFLEVWYHKRSPEALQDVVTEYKLRLALETWEKSCELCEPETVAVPLSAPHKGHPLIFNAKAMYRNARARLEVDLKSVQEALRYHDSYEVAAAMSNARDRVKRSSEMIKVIQECYNCIEIAVVQGVRWVARTSPTNWSVEHALCGLDLMIVLSLWLYRLEHDEEQATEEELAMYNKVRLLFDKDLDEAFATQLSSVVARLWGSMLDEVVVWGITRLMGESFRLHAQALVGYVDDMEASSSVSTPSMISQGADEDSVY; translated from the exons ATGCCCGGCGCAAGCGTTGCGGTTCTTCCTACGTCCGCTTCATCAACACCGGCCTCGCGCAAGGCATCACTAGCCCCAGAACGCAAATACAAGTGCCAGTTTTGCAATCGAGCCTTCAGCAGAAGCGAGCATCGCAGTAGGCATGAGCGATCCC ATACCAAGGAGCGCCCCTTCAAGTGCATGAAGTGTCGTAGCACATTCGTTAGACGTGATCTTCTCCTCCGACACGATCGCACTGTGCATGCCAAAGATGGAGGGGTCCCTCTTCACAGCGATGGTAAGCGACGTTCGGGTCCTAAGACGCGAGCTATTGGCGGTCCTGCAAAGACACCCATGCTCGACCAGTCCGCGTTAGATCAGATCGAAGCCGCCTCTCACGACGGCACTTTCGACATCGAGACCGCTGCCATGCTTGTCGCCGACTTCCAACAcaaagccgccgccggtgcaCGCTCAGGAGGCAGCCCATCGATGCCCTACTCGCCGCATACCATGGAGCCTACCGTCGCGTATCCTTCAGGTGCCATCCCCGTGCCTCAATGGGAGAGCTTCATGTCTCAATCGTCCGACGCCAAAGCACACTCGATCGCATCGTCGGCATCCGGCTCCTTCGAGTCGCAGCAGTCCTTCAACAGTACAGGGACCATACAGCCACACAACGCCCAGCTTCCACCTATCAACGGTCAGACGTGTAATGGTCTCGTTCCCGCACTCCAGTCCATGATCAACTCTCTACCGAACTCTGGAGCCGGTACACCTGTGCCGCAGAGTCCCTACGTCAGCGAGGCGACTTTGTCTGCCGCAGGCTTCCGAGCCCCCCAGgtcgccaacgacgacgagcgaAACCAAATTCTCGACAATATTCGTGCTCAAGATACGGAACATGCCATTCCTGAGGGTTTCCGCCTTCCAAACCTGGCGTCGCTGAACCGATTCCTGTCCACCTACTTTGGGCTATTTCATCACCACCTCCCGTTTCTGCACCCCGCCTCCTTCGACTCAACTACGGTGTCTCCTGCTCTGCTCCTTGCCGTGCTGAGCATCGGGGCGCTCTATGCGTTTGATCAGGATCAGGCCTACATGCTCCACATCGGATCCAAGGTCTTGGTCAACCAGTTCCTTCAGAACAAGGAGAACTTTAGCTCGCGCAAGTGCCCGCTTTGGACGATGCAAGGTTCGCTCCTGAACATGATCTTTGCCAGCTGGAGCGGTGATCCGAAGGGGCTTGAGTGGGCCTGTTCCATCAAGAGCCTGCTCGCCAACATGGTGGCTGGAAACCGGTACGAGCTGAAGCTTCGCCAGGAGGCTCGCTCTGGCGCCCATCCCACCCGCAACGAGTGGATCGAGGACGAAGGTTGCCGACGCACATACTACGCCGTTTACATCTTCTTTGGCCTGCTCACTCTGACGTACAATCACACGCCGGCCATTAGCTTCAATGAGTTTGAGGACCTGCAGCTTCCTTCTACGGAGGCGCTCTGGAACCTCAAGGTTGCGGGCGAGGCCTCTTGGCATGAGCATCTGAAGGCGTCGCCTGTGGTCACGTTTATGGAGGCGCACGACAACCTGTTCCAGGGAGAGACACTCCGGTACAGCGCGTTTGCGTCGCGGGTCATGATTAACGCCCTGTTCCTCGAAGTGTGGTACCACAAGCGCAGTCCTGAGGCTCTCCAAGACGTTGTGACTGAGTATAAGCTCAGACTCGCGCTCGAGACGTGGGAGAAATCCTGTGAGCTTTGCGAGCCTGAGACCGTGGCGGTCCCGTTGAGTGCTCCCCACAAGGGACATCCCCTCATCTTCAACGCCAAGGCTATGTACCGGAATGCGCGGGCTCGCCTGGAGGTTGACTTGAAATCCGTGCAAGAGGCATTGCGCTACCACGATTCCTACGAGGTCGCAGCTGCCATGTCGAACGCGCGGGATCGCGTCAAGCGCTCCAGTGAGATGATCAAGGTCATCCAGGAGTGCTACAACTGCATTGAGATTGCTGTGGTACAGGGCGTCCGCTGGGTTGCACGCACCTCGCCGACGAACTGGAGCGTTGAGCATGCCTTGTGTGGCCTTGACCTGATGATTGTCCTCTCGCTTTGGCTCTACCGTCTGGAACACGACGAAGAACAAGCTACAGAGGAAGAGCTTGCCATGTACAACAAGGTCCGGCTGCTCTTCGACAAGGACCTCGATGAAGCGTTCGCTACCCAGCTGAGCTCTGTCGTTGCCCGGCTGTGGGGCAGCATGCTAGACGAGGTCGTGGTCTGGGG AATCACCAGACTCATGGGCGAATCATTCCGCCTCCATGCGCAAGCACTTGTCGGCTATGTCGACGACATGGAAGCATCCTCAAGCGTTTCGACCCCTTCGATGATTTCTCAGggggccgacgaggacagcGTGTACTAG
- a CDS encoding Endo-1,3-1,4-b-glucanase: MRNLATTCLLALSLLPGLTRAACECGYSANVTGTVEVFTDLIETDFTKVKDIKNNTDWVRQEFNKTSTNARGPLGEKFQPTNIAAVHEGSSSYGLSSTQADAGLQLLVESSTVDGLVPTAEIDSARHDVHHGSFRAMMKVPDVAGTCAAFFWYHNDTQEIDIEFLTKEFSSSNSSFPINLVLHSRASLEKGYDASGTGNFLKVNLGFNPTTDFHEYRIDYLPGKVTFYADGKVLGTMNGSAVPTEGGHLILQHWSNGNPLWSGGPPKRDAILTVASVKAYFNSSLDARRADHEDRCVDPAAPGAVCAIPDEPAFFFSTQANMTINQTVSGMPAADRSIAGTVNTPPWALAFVLWLLLLSLGV; this comes from the exons ATGAGGAATCTTGCGACAACATGCCTCCTAGCCCTCTCCCTACTCCCAGGTCTCACTCGCGCAGCCTGTGAGTGCGGATACTCCGCCAACGTCACTGGCACCGTTGAGGTCTTCACAGACCTGATCGAGACCGACTTCACAAAGGTCAAGGACATCAAGAACAACACGGACTGGGTCCGTCAGGAGTTCAACAAGACCAGCACCAACGCGAGGGGGCCCCTGGGCGAGAAGTTCCAGCCAACCAACATTGCTGCCGTCCACGAAGGGTCGAGCTCGTACGGACTCAGCTCGACACAGGCAGACGCGGGATTGCAGCTGCTGGTCGAGAGTTCCACGGTGGACGGCCTGGTGCCGACCGCCGAGATCGACTCCGCGCGACATGATGTACACCACGGTTCGTTCcgggcgatgatgaaggtGCCGGATGTTGCTGGGACGTGTGCCGCCTTTTTCTGG TACCACAACGACACGCAGGAAATCGACATTGAGTTCCTCACGAAAGAGTTCAGCTCGTCCAACAGTAGCTTTCCGATAAACCTCGTCTTGCACTCGCGTGCCTCGCTCGAGAAGGGCTATGACGCCTCCGGCACGGGCAACTTTCTCAAGGTCAACCTAGGCTTCAACCCGACGACGGACTTCCACGAGTATCGCATAGACTACCTACCCGGCAAAGTGACATTCTACGCCGATGGTAAGGTCTTGGGTACCATGAACGGCAGCGCCGTACCCACCGAGGGCGGCCACCTGATCCTCCAGCACTGGAGTAACGGCAACCCACTGTGGTCGGGGGGCCCGCCCAAGAGGGACGCCATTCTGACGGTGGCCTCCGTCAAGGCCTATTTCAACTCGTCACTTGATGCGCGCAGGGCCGACCACGAGGACCGGTGCGTCGATCCCGCGGCACCGGGCGCCGTGTGTGCCATCCCTGATGAACCCGCCTTTTTCTTCAGCACGCAGGCCAACATGACAATCAACCAAACAGTGTCAGGGATGCCGGCTGCCGATAGAAGCATCGCTGGGACAGTGAACACGCCGCCATGGGCTTTGGCTTTTGTcttgtggttgttgttgctgtccCTGGGTGTTTGA